CAACCAGATTTCATATCCACcacaaataaaagaattacatttttgaaagttcGTGAAACCATGTGTACCGGATTAAGGAGTACCACAATTCCTCAATCCAGTCttgatatacaaatttttttttaaaaacataaaatggcagaaaaaataaaaaatcaagaggAAATCAccattatttcataaaacattttttgttcatcAAATTAAGTTGTTAAACAGCTGACTTTCAAAtctgaaggttctgaggttcaaattctagttaaGGTCAGTTTATTTTAGATGGATTTCAATACTAGGTAGTGGATACTgatatactttggtggttggggttcaattaatcacatatctcaggaatggtcagcctgagtgaACAAGACTGTATCTCATTTACAAgttatatatatcatcctaatCTCATTGGGCAACGGAGGGGATGCTTAATTACTCAAACATacagattaaaatgtttttggcacaaccatttaaatctaaaaatttaacctGATCATCACAGTTTAacagagaatatatatatttttttacattagattaaaaaaaaagaaaaccatgaTTGTGTTGTATAAAACAGCCAAGAAGTTATAcaagttttttatgtattacattaaaacatgataaaaaagtttcctaaatcgaatacttaatatttatttcattcttattttctttttttattacagctggTATTCCTGAGCTGGAACTAGAGACCCTTGATCCGCTTAAAATCGCTGAACTTATAATGACATATGATGGAGGTGATATTGCAGGCAAGGTAACATTGTTAGATACATATACAAGAGGATTTTCTGCAGTTAAAATAATAGACGTCAGGTAATCGAATAATAAGTTTTAGTTGATAAGAATAATCACATACacaaatattcattacatatttttaaaaataacaatattaataaatgcgtttattgatataaaatactattataacaaaatatattggtcaaaaaacaaaattaatgtacaaaaattcatataaaaataatacttttacatcTTTAGCATGACCACGAGTCTTTGGCGGATTGGCTTCAAGaatgcaaagaaaaaataaaaacagttcaattttaataattttcagtattagTTTCAGTACAAAGTCGTAACTCAAAGACAGGCTATGCAAGAAATATTggttttccaaattaaaatttaccaccTGCTTTCTAAATTTTAGTGCATCctggatataattaaataatttagtccAATCCTGTCTATTAAGTATAGAAATGATATTCTGTTCCTCTGATTCATTTCTTCCATATCAGAAGAATCTAATATTCTTTCAAATTCAATACGTATCTAGAATATGTACAATGGTTTTCTGCTTTTGAATGTTATGTAGGAAGCATGTGCACCTTTTGAGTTGCCCACATGGTACACTGTTTAAGTGCAGTCCATCTCTTGCTCTGAACACCATATTAAAATATCTGTTACTTAAATCATTTATCTAGtttccttcaaaaaaatttttatttaatttatttttatttcattttatttattcatttaaattttttttaaatttattccctatatttttttaatacactatttttttaaatttatcaaattacatataattttatttatttatttattttttaatgtaatcattatGTGATATCATTAcatgaacatttaaatatataaatcaatggattaaattaaaaaaagaaacctttaaggaaaatatttgtaccttgtacaattaaagaaaaatgaaatgctatttgtaaataaattattttacctgtccatataaaaataagaaaactatctTCAAAATCAACTTTATTTCACAGGATTATTTTAACCAATTAAATACTAACTATTCACAGTCATACAATACTCACAAAAAATAGTGAGAGACCTACCAATTTCTTGAGAAATTTGTATCCGACTGGATTAAAAAATACGAAGAAAAGGATgcaaggtaaataaaaaaaaccgtaacagattacaaaatgaaacagtaatttctaagtataattaatttttactacaacATACAATCATTACTCTGTTAACAGATCTAAGACAGATGATCCAAATTTCTTTGGTATGGAAATAGACTTTTATGTGCCACGTGTTGTAACaaatggtatttataaaatggatGGACGCATTGCTAAGTTCCCAATAAATGGAAAAGGAATCTACAACATTACTgcaagtaagtaataaaaataagcataattaataatcatctaaataatttgtaatgtttgTTGAAATAAGTCTCATTCGATGGTAAGAAACAGTTCTTACTATCTAAGCATCTTTTTAAACACTTATAATTTGAAGGTACCCCACTGTAATGTAAAACAATCTCAGCATAATGATGAATACTAATAAAACATTCTTATACAGTTGATAGGTActgcagaaaaatatatatatatatatatatatatatatatatatatatatatatatatagggaggATTCTACTAACCTCattatttctctcattaaaataatgaaaaaagttcatattcagtattttggtaattttttccttattgttctgcattaaagaatacaaaattttcttgtattattatttattttttattggctttatttacatcaattttctcagaattaaattctctatcgacttaataagttttatttgtttattgacaatttaaaaaatttattttatgccaaagctaaaaaactatctttttcaactcaatttttttgtttattacaccctattttgtagaaaataatggGGATACAGTTCTgacccatttttaaaaatgtttcaggtcaaaacccataagaaaccactaaatttgccccttaatttaccttcccagaatttcagctAGGACTTCAGCAGAGGAGCAGAAATCGGggtgaaatcttttactagccgtaactcgctaatgaagcgttttcggacccatgtctatatgaacttttttcattgttttaatgagATAAATACACCTATGAAGTTTAGCAGAATCTTCCCGGGACAATCTGTACATAAGCACACCAGAGGAAATCGAAAGAGCTACAAAATAATTGAGATATTTTCCAATATACCTCGGTTGTTTGAAATTGCACTTGTGCAGATGAagtatcattttgttcataaaaatatgcttaataattttgataatgaaccaaaatttaaaaaataatacacttattgaaatattaaggattaaaatatttgaatgtctaccattttgaaatttgacgaggaaaaaattttatattttatgtatctaaTTTAATCACATTTAATTAACACCTTcaaattgttgaataaattacattcagataaattattttatttttatattattcaatgatAAAACTCACGTCCTTATCTCAATCATTAAAACTGttaacattaaatacaataacatattattaataaataataatctaattcttttattatagcCGAAGTAACTGGAACATGGAATTTGATTGGTAGTCCAGTAACTAAAGATGGGGAAAAATTTATGCGTATCGATAGGTTATCAGTAAGACCAGAAGTTGGTAACTTAAAAGTACATGCTTCAAATCTAATCAACGACAATCCTGAATTAAGTAAGTATAAAAAAGATTGTACAtatccaaaaaaacaaatttaaatagataattcaGTGTGTTATAacaaaggattatttatttattcattattcactGATAACAACCAAAATTAAGttcaattactataaataataataacaattacaatgtataaattataattaattacattgtcatcaaatttacaaaataaaagagaaagaaaatcttACTTCAGACTAACTATTCCACATATTTACTACGTAcggtacagtttaaaaaatttaaacaacatacaaataaataacaaaaaataaatataaattatgtgtaatataAAATCTACCACACTGCAATAACATTTGAGAGGCCAAggtggaaaaaatgaacaaaaagccTATGTACAcatgcaattaattattaatctaaattgtTACACCATCATAGATGTTCTAAATCTCTTatgacaaagagaaaaaaatgataaccaatcatattataaaaaacatatcatAAAAGATACAAGAGAATTCATGGTAAGATTGGTTTCtgttcttcataaaataaatactgcaatCTAGGGTTAGTTATCGCAGTATTAAAAtagatacttttttaataacCTCCAACCACTCACCTCTCCAAGAAAAATGCTTAATTTATAACAACAGAGAAACCTCTTTTGTACTTTCCaatttaattaacgtaaaatgGATATTAAGGACTCCGAATAGCTGATGTGTATTGTAACCTAGAAACAacaagtatgtgtgtgtgtgtgtgtgtgtgtgtgttcctaTGTACAACacaatatcacaaaaaataaccATATAAGCATTTGAAAGtgcttttatgaaagtaaaaaataagtctgttttgtcatttaaaaatttaataattctgtataatttttatttttagtaatcaaTCACTTGACTGACTTGTTTAATACaattctccattcctttctgttctattaatttcttatcctcatcataattattaacatccaagtaagaaaaaaaaaattatatttaaagaaattatcattataaatatatttaatatatatggtGATGTCTGACAGTTTAATCAAGACTACATAGCTACAAAGGTCGTGATCTATGCTAAAGCAATTGATATGATATTtagcaatttgaagggaatacaTAAAGGTAAATCAAATTATACACAGTGTGGTCACAAGCCCTCTGG
Above is a genomic segment from Lycorma delicatula isolate Av1 chromosome 12, ASM4794821v1, whole genome shotgun sequence containing:
- the LOC142332862 gene encoding protein takeout-like isoform X2 is translated as MKNYATYLEPCQRNSPEFNKCIRNALQLLMGKLSKTGIPELELETLDPLKIAELIMTYDGGDIAGKVTLLDTYTRGFSAVKIIDVRSKTDDPNFFGMEIDFYVPRVVTNGIYKMDGRIAKFPINGKGIYNITATEVTGTWNLIGSPVTKDGEKFMRIDRLSVRPEVGNLKVHASNLINDNPELSQVALAFVNRFWKVLYQEMLPYAEESFDKILRQLVNKVFLKIPYDQLFPPAQTPSVV
- the LOC142332862 gene encoding protein takeout-like isoform X1, with the protein product MKRVLALLTILGINFVHSATIKGGIEVPTYLEPCQRNSPEFNKCIRNALQLLMGKLSKTGIPELELETLDPLKIAELIMTYDGGDIAGKVTLLDTYTRGFSAVKIIDVRSKTDDPNFFGMEIDFYVPRVVTNGIYKMDGRIAKFPINGKGIYNITATEVTGTWNLIGSPVTKDGEKFMRIDRLSVRPEVGNLKVHASNLINDNPELSQVALAFVNRFWKVLYQEMLPYAEESFDKILRQLVNKVFLKIPYDQLFPPAQTPSVV